The sequence below is a genomic window from Deinococcus terrestris.
TAGGCCATGCCGCTCTCGGCGCCCAGTGCCCACCACACCCACGCGCCGTACAGCAGCGCCACGGCGATGTAAAACGCACTCAGGCGCAGGCTGGCCGCGACCCCCAGTTCCTCGCCCCGCTGCCCCCGGCGCCGCGCCAGCACGCCGAGGTCAAAGACGAGCAGGCCCAGCACCAGCGCGAAGAAGACCACCCACATCCACACGGGCTTGCCCAGCCACTCCATCATCCACAGGTCCATTCCGAGCGTGTCCTTCCGGACCGGGCCATCCGGCTGTGCTCAGGGGCGGGAGGCTCCACCAAGGAGGAGGGCCAGCACCCGAGCAGGCGGCCCCGGATGGGGGTCCTGCCCAGGTCTGGCCCTCGCTGCGGGGGACCGGGGCGGCGTTGCCTCCCGAACTGTCGGTCCCCGCGCACCCGGCCGAGTCTCGGCGCGGGCGGCGTACTCCCCTGGAGTGAGCGCAGTGTGACAGAGCGCGGCCCCTGCCGAGTGTGACCGGAGCAACGGTGCCCGCCGGGGGGTCAGGCCTCGGGGTCCGCGATCTGGCGCAGCCGCTCGACCCGCTCGGCCAGCTCCCGGAGGTCCAGGCCGCGCAGGGCGCGGGCCGCGCGCTCCACCCCGGCCCCGTCCACCCGGTTCTCGTTCCAGCCCGCAATCAGCATCGCGCAGCCTTGCAGGGCGTCGCCCATCTGCTCCTTATGGAACATGGCGGCCAGGGTGCCGTCCCGCTGGGGCTGGGTCTGCTGCACCTGCCCCTGCACGTCCAGCACGACCTGCATAAACACCTGATCGAGCCGGGCGCGGTCGTCGGCGGAGAGGGCCACGTCAGGGGAACCGGGAGCTTGCGTCATGGCGGGCAGTCTAGAGGGGCGGTGCCCGGTCCAGGAGAAGGCTCCAGACCCGGTGAAGGGGTCGGCCGCCTGCTCTCAGCCCCCCATGAGGGGCGCGAGCAGCAGGCTGACCAGCAGGCCGTTCAGAATGGCCGACAGCAGCAGGGTCACGCCCGCATGCACGGGGTCGCGCAGGTTCATGCTGGACTGCACCGCGAGGTAACCGAAGGCCACGAGCGCGACGGTTACCAGCAGGCTGACCAGCCAGCCCAGGATGGGGATAATTCCCAGCAGCGTGCCCAGCAGGCTCAGCGGCACGTAGAACAGCGAGAAGGTGTAGGCGACCTCCTCATAGCGCCCGGTGCCCCCGAAGAGGCGGCGGCCCAGCAGGTAGACGGCCCCGGTGAAGATGCCGAATTGCAGCGGAATCAGCAGCAGGCGGCTGAAGAACTGCCCCAGCACCGTCACGTCCCCATGAAAGGGCGCGAACAGGGCCGCGATCAGCGCCGAGGCGAGGGCGGCGAGGCCCACGTACAGGAAAGCCTGCCGCACCCCGCCCCGACGCTCGAAGAGTTCAAACGTCCGGGGACTGGGCCGGGTCAGGACCGCCGCGCTCTGGGCGAACATGTCGGCGAAGGTCGCCTGGATCCGGGTCGGGGCGCTCATGCCCCCAGTACGCGGCGGGGGCCGGGACCGTTCCCGGTGCCCCCCGTGCGAGAATCACCCCATGACCGGATTCCCCTCCCCAGACGCGGACGGCGCCGCGACCCATTCCGGGTTCGTCGCCATCGTGGGCAAGCCCAACGTCGGCAAGAGCACGCTGCTCAACGCCTTTCTCAACACCAAGGTGGCCCCCACCAGCCCGCGTCCCCAGACCACCCGCCGGGGCGTGCGCGGCATCCACTCGACCGACACCCACCAGATCGTCTTCGTGGACACGCCGGGGCTGCACAAGCCCAAGGACGCCCTGGGCAAGTACATGAATCAGGAGGTCCACAGCGCGCTCAGTGACGTGGACGTGATCCTGTGGGTCGTGGACCTGCGCCACCCCCCCACCGAGGAAGACGGGCTGGTGGCCCGGCAGGTGCGCGACCTGCCCAAGCCGCTCTTCTTGATCGGCAACAAGACCGACGCCGCCAAGTACCCCGACGAGGCGATGAAACTCTACCGGGCGCTGCTTGAAGAGCGCACGGGCGAGACGCACGAGGTCATGCTCAGCGCCCAGAACAGCCCCGAGGCGGTGGGCACCCTGCGCGAGCAGATTCTGGACGCGCTGCCGGAAAACCCCTTCTTCTTTCCGCGCGGCGCCGCCTCCGACCAGAGCCGCGAGCAGTGGGCCGCCGAGATCATCCGCGAGGAGGCGATGAAAAAGCTGCGCGATGAGCTGCCCTACGCCGTCGCCACCCGTGTGAACCGCTGGACCGAGCGCGAGGACGGCCTCCAGCGCATCGAGGGCGAGATCGTCGTGGAGAAAAACGCTCACAAGGGCATGGTGATCGGCGCGGGCGGCAAGCAACTGCGCGAGATCGGGCAGGCGGCCCGCAAGCAGCTCGAGGTGTTCCTGAACCGCAAGGTTTTTCTGGGGCTGGAGGTCATCGTGATCCCCGGCTGGCGCGAGGACGAGGAGGCGCTGCGGGAACTAGGGTACGAGTAACGCGGTCCGCGTTCGGTGATGAGGGGGCGGGCGCTCAGGCGTTCGCCTCCTCGCTTTGAAGGTCCAGGCGCCCCCGTTCACGCAGGGCGTCCTCGTAAAAGAGCTTGGTCTGGTACATCCGAATCTGCCCGCCCTCGTACAAGGCAGTGAACTCCTCCCGGCTGACGTAGCGGGCCTCAGCCACCTCGTCGATAAAGGTGGGGGCGACGGTCTGGCCCGGCAGCGGCTCGGCCAGCCAGATATGGCGCAGGACAAACGCGCCGTCGGAAAACTGGCCCAGGTAGGTGTTGAGGTACTTCACCAGCCGGACCCGCAGCCCGGTTTCCTCCCACGCCTCACGCACGGCGGTGTCCTGCGGGTTCTCGCCATCCTCCACGCTGCCCGAGGGGATGTGCCACAGCCCGGCCTTGTCCATCTGCCCCGGCACGCCGAGTTCGCGCACGAGCAGGATGTCGCCGCGCTCATTCAGGATGACCACGCCGCCCGCGTGCAACTCGACCGGAACGTGCGTGCGCTCGCCGTGCTGCATCAGCCCACCACCCGGCGGATGTGGGCGAGGTGGTGCCGACCGTGCCAGGCGTACATGGCGGCCAGGGTGTCCACCGTGTAGGTCTGACCCAGCGCGGGATGGGTCCACTCGCGCCGCCAGTCCTCCGGGCTCAGGCCTTCGAGCAGGGCGGTCCAGCGGACATGCAGGCCGTCCAGCAGGGACAGGCTGGGGGCCACCGGCAGCCGCATGTCGGGCAGCCTCGCCCACTCGCCTTCCTCGTAGGGCTTGATGGTCGGGCGGTCCTCCGTCAGCGCGAGCTTGAGGCGCACCACCGCGTTCATGTGGCTGTCGGCGAGGTGGTGGACGACCTGCCGCACCGTCCAGCCGCCGTCGCGGTAGGGCGTGTCGAGCACCGCGTCCGGTTGCCCCCCGACGGCCGCCCGGAGTTCGGCAGGCAGGGTGCGAATGGCCCGCACCGCCTCCGCCCGTTCCTCCGGCGTCAGGGTGAGGGGCTGCGGCATCGGCCCGAGGGGGAAACGCGGGTCGGTCACTCGCCCGCCTCCTTCCTCGTCCAGCGGTCGGCGTCGCGGGTTTCGACCTTCGCCATCATCCGCTCGAAGCCGCGCTCCAGGCTCAGGCCGCGCTCGTTGCTCAGGCACAGCATTACGAACAGCAGGTCCGCGAGTTCCATCTCCAGGTCGCCAGGGTCCTCGCCAGGCTTGGGCTTCTTCCCATTCCCATGCGCGATGACGCGGGCAATCTCACCGGTTTCCTCGGTCAGGCGGGCTAGCATGAGCAGCGGGGGAAAGTAGCCTTCCTCGAACTGGGAGATGTAGGCGTCCACGCGGCGCCGGGCGTCCTCGAAGGTCAGGCTTGAAGGAGTCAGGCTCATGTCCGGCAGGGTAAACAAAAACCAGCCGCGTG
It includes:
- a CDS encoding YIP1 family protein, with the translated sequence MSAPTRIQATFADMFAQSAAVLTRPSPRTFELFERRGGVRQAFLYVGLAALASALIAALFAPFHGDVTVLGQFFSRLLLIPLQFGIFTGAVYLLGRRLFGGTGRYEEVAYTFSLFYVPLSLLGTLLGIIPILGWLVSLLVTVALVAFGYLAVQSSMNLRDPVHAGVTLLLSAILNGLLVSLLLAPLMGG
- the era gene encoding GTPase Era, which produces MTGFPSPDADGAATHSGFVAIVGKPNVGKSTLLNAFLNTKVAPTSPRPQTTRRGVRGIHSTDTHQIVFVDTPGLHKPKDALGKYMNQEVHSALSDVDVILWVVDLRHPPTEEDGLVARQVRDLPKPLFLIGNKTDAAKYPDEAMKLYRALLEERTGETHEVMLSAQNSPEAVGTLREQILDALPENPFFFPRGAASDQSREQWAAEIIREEAMKKLRDELPYAVATRVNRWTEREDGLQRIEGEIVVEKNAHKGMVIGAGGKQLREIGQAARKQLEVFLNRKVFLGLEVIVIPGWREDEEALRELGYE
- a CDS encoding Nudix hydrolase; amino-acid sequence: MQHGERTHVPVELHAGGVVILNERGDILLVRELGVPGQMDKAGLWHIPSGSVEDGENPQDTAVREAWEETGLRVRLVKYLNTYLGQFSDGAFVLRHIWLAEPLPGQTVAPTFIDEVAEARYVSREEFTALYEGGQIRMYQTKLFYEDALRERGRLDLQSEEANA
- a CDS encoding YfiT family bacillithiol transferase, coding for MTDPRFPLGPMPQPLTLTPEERAEAVRAIRTLPAELRAAVGGQPDAVLDTPYRDGGWTVRQVVHHLADSHMNAVVRLKLALTEDRPTIKPYEEGEWARLPDMRLPVAPSLSLLDGLHVRWTALLEGLSPEDWRREWTHPALGQTYTVDTLAAMYAWHGRHHLAHIRRVVG
- a CDS encoding nucleotide pyrophosphohydrolase, translated to MSLTPSSLTFEDARRRVDAYISQFEEGYFPPLLMLARLTEETGEIARVIAHGNGKKPKPGEDPGDLEMELADLLFVMLCLSNERGLSLERGFERMMAKVETRDADRWTRKEAGE